A genomic region of Mus musculus strain C57BL/6J chromosome 7, GRCm38.p6 C57BL/6J contains the following coding sequences:
- the Fancf gene encoding Fanconi anemia group F protein, whose protein sequence is MEPLVQQTERFSELLAVSCGSLVSTWDAEKVRRALQWARYLLHVYRRFAGRGRVREALERRLPARGGPLGLRSFAALESGDARLALRLLRNRALAPAAARALPSLLFPGPAADHRDDVPQSRLVLLARRGSALRLLCRLGGDAPRSALLRTHAELLDARLHELGGADSAAARKLLDTLWTRGPREHVLDVTAEALLLREEDPEPAQATDPAGADETQKLLRWLLESPEVLAAFCRHLPAKRLASVAGCHHALSRAYLDLLTTWATRLHYDLQKGAWVPTQMEDMPWEELCLRLQSLCHAQPFLQEEVLVTLRSRKALDGDFEVPGMSIWTDLLVVLECGIVLE, encoded by the coding sequence ATGGAGCCGCTTGTGCAGCAAACCGAGCGATTCTCCGAGCTGTTGGCCGTGTCGTGTGGGTCGCTGGTGAGCACGTGGGACGCCGAAAAGGTGCGCAGGGCGCTGCAGTGGGCGCGTTATCTGCTCCACGTGTACCGACGCTTCGCGGGCCGCGGCCGCGTGCGGGAGGCGCTCGAGAGGCGGCTCCCCGCGCGGGGAGGGCCGCTCGGGCTGCGCAGCTTCGCGGCGCTGGAGTCCGGGGACGCGCGGCTCGCCCTCCGCCTGCTGCGGAACCGCGCGCTCGCGCCCGCCGCCGCCCGCGCGCTGCCGAGCTTGCTGTTCCCGGGCCCCGCCGCGGACCACCGAGACGACGTGCCGCAGTCGCGCCTGGTCCTCCTGGCGCGCCGCGGAAGCGCGCTGCGCCTGCTGTGCCGCCTCGGCGGGGACGCGCCCAGGAGCGCGCTGCTGCGCACGCACGCGGAGCTGCTGGACGCGCGCCTGCACGAGCTGGGCGGGGCCGACTCCGCGGCCGCGCGCAAACTCCTGGACACGTTGTGGACGCGCGGGCCGCGGGAGCACGTGCTCGACGTGACTGCCGAAGCGCTGCTGCTACGCGAGGAAGACCCGGAGCCAGCCCAGGCCACGGACCCTGCGGGTGCGGATGAGACACAGAAACTACTGCGCTGGCTTCTCGAAAGTCCCGAGGTATTGGCCGCTTTTTGCCGCCATCTGCCAGCCAAGCGCCTGGCCTCCGTGGCGGGCTGCCACCACGCACTGTCTCGCGCCTACCTGGACCTGCTCACAACGTGGGCCACGCGGCTGCACTATGATCTGCAAAAGGGTGCCTGGGTCCCTACACAGATGGAGGACATGCCCTGGGAAGAGCTGTGCCTAAGGCTGCAGAGCTTGTGCCATGCCCAGCCATTTCTGCAGGAAGAGGTGCTGGTGACCCTAAGGTCCCGCAAAGCCTTGGATGGAGATTTCGAGGTTCCTGGGATGAGCATCTGGACAGACCTCCTGGTGGTGCTTGAGTGTGGGATCGTGCTAGAGTAG